The DNA segment ACGCAGGTCTTGCCTTCGAGCGGGCAGCTGTCCACGGCCGGCACGCTCTTGACCTGGCCATCGCCACCCACTTCCACGCCGTGGTACCAGCAGGCCACGCGGTCGCCAAGGTTCCAGCCCATCGACAGGCGCGCGCCGCGGTGCGGGCAGCGATCTTCCAGCGCGTGCACCTGGCCTTCGCCATCGCGCCACAGCACGATGTTCTGGCCCAGGCGCGTGATGCCGACCGGTGCATGCGTGACCGCCCATGCGGCCGATACCGGATACCAATAGTTGTGCAGGCCGGTGTTCAGGCGCGCCTCAGCACGCGCTTGCTTGTTCGATTCCATTGTTTGCTCTCTTGCGGGTACCGGATCGGATCGCTCTTTCGAGGGGCGCCTGATGGCACTGCCCTTCGCGACGCAATCGCTTTGATGTTCTTGAACTGCGTGGCGCCTCGTTCAGGCGCCCAGGCGACGCATTTCGGCGAGGAAACGCGCCTCGGTCCAGGCCTGGCCATCCGCGCCCAGCAAGCCCGCCTGGTTGAACGAACGCACGATATCTTCCGGGCTTTTCGCACCGGCTTCGAAGGCGGCCTCCAGCGCATCGCCCAGCGCGTCTTCGTAGGCGGTGGGCATGGCGGCGCGGGTCTGCCACACGATGTTGGCGACCTTGCCGGGCTGCTCGATGTGGCCCTTGCCGGCGACATTGTTCGGAGCCGGACGCTCCCAGGGCGCCAGATTCGGGTTGTATGCGAGGTTTTCCATTGCGCTACTCCTTTGCCTTATTGCCAACCGGCTAACCGAGCGTTTTGTTTCATCTATAAAACGCTGATTTAAATATTGAACACAGACACCACTATAGACAACGAAACTTCAAAAATTGACTGGGGTTTACCCTTTTGATTGACCAATGCCACGAGAACGTGGCATCGGCATCGGCGCGGCGGCCTGAGGCGGGGGGGGGTACGAAGGAACGGGGGCGAGGAAAGGGAAGGCTAAGCTGCGGCAAGC comes from the Cupriavidus basilensis genome and includes:
- a CDS encoding recombinase-like helix-turn-helix domain-containing protein, encoding MENLAYNPNLAPWERPAPNNVAGKGHIEQPGKVANIVWQTRAAMPTAYEDALGDALEAAFEAGAKSPEDIVRSFNQAGLLGADGQAWTEARFLAEMRRLGA